A window of Aptenodytes patagonicus chromosome 1, bAptPat1.pri.cur, whole genome shotgun sequence genomic DNA:
TAGGCACTCACTAAGTGTACAAAACACCCACTGGGGTTGTAAGATACTGGTTATGTTAGCACAGTATTAACGGATTTATCTGTTGCAGGTATACCAAGTCAGCCCAACCCTTAAGATGCTATTTTGATTCAAGTACAAACACGACCAAAGGGATTACCTAAGACACAGCAGCTTTGCGGAGTTTTCATTCTGTGAAATTTGGATGCCATTCTTGATTAAGGATTTAAGTTTTTCTGTACTTCATCTACTGCTTTAAAGTATAGAGTTTCTCTACATTGTTAGACTTCTATAACTTAGGTATTTAGGCTCCCTCTACACTTGAGACAGAGCTGCGCTTCCAGAAAGCAAATCATTCTGTTTATCTTAAACAAGTATTTTACGATGGAATTATTCACTTTTTGAAGGTACCTCTCTCCACCGACTGTGGAGAGCATCTGTCTCAATGACAAACCTAAACTAGATGTTTGTCTGTTAAGGTTAGTAGAAATGAATCTTATGCTTAATACTAGTCTTCATAACTGCGtttcccccttcctttcagcATTAAGGGGATATTAACAAGAGGTAATTAATTACACCTAGTTTTGCTTTAGGTGACTATTTGTGCTATAGATCTCACCTATCATCACTGTTGTGGTTTCTGTTCCTGCAGAGATCATGTACTGTTACCAGTGTGGCTACAGAAGCAGAGGATGTGTTATGATCTCTCTGGCTGTAGATTTACAGCTGTAACAGGGAGCTGGGTTTTATAGACTCTGCTCAGTGGAGCTTGCAGCTCTGTTGGTGCAGTATAAAGATATTTTCCCTGTGTCTACACTGGTTCCAAGTACAGAGTTAGCCACAGAAATAAGACTTGGTTAGCATGACATACTTTTAGTCTTTTTTCTTAAGGTTGCCCTGATTATTAGtaacattttaacaaaaaatagtGCAATCATTCTCTGGGAATCCTtgcttttcaagttttttttatATTGTCCAATGTTTTGGTGGTCATACCACGGCTGTAGGACTTTCATTTTAGTCCTACTCTGTTTCTAGATGGTTTGAACTTCAGCTTTCCATCCTGCAGCATTGCAATATCTGCATTGCAAATACTTCGTAGGAATTTTTAAAGGTTGCCcatgaggaaaaaatatattagaaTTCAGGGAGATACACTTGCAGTtctttaattttgtaaaatgtcGCTGAATTGGGGCAAATTTGACGTGGCTGTCTCCTTAAATACAAAAGTAAATAATGCTTGGGTTAAATTCTGCGGCCGtatccctgctgctgcttccttggATGGGATTATGCTTTCTAACTTTGTAGTTTTGTGAATCTTTGTAGTGAAACAAAACTGGTGAAATGGGTAgaatgaagttttgttttgttttgttttgttttgttttttgtcttgtttattttatcTGAGCCACAGTCCTGAATAGCTGTCATATGCTTTTATTGCTCTTTCTATCCTTATTGCTGTGTTATTTGAGCCTTTCCGTACTTAACTTTTCTATGCAAGATAGAATTAGCTTCTGTTAGGAAGCAAAGTAGATGCCAAACAAACATTCTaatgtggggcttttttttcagctaaatgcTCAATTTTCAAGCTCTTAAGGGGATAACAGTATCTTGTCAAACTCAAACTGCCAAATTATGTCATTGGAAGTGGGTTTTTGTCTCTCTGCTTGCTGCATTTCCTTTAAGTTATTGCAGGCATAAAtgcatgggttttgttttgtttggttggttgggtttttgtaGGCCAAATAAGTGCTTTTGTGCCTGCTTTTATACTGTATAAATGTATGGTATTTCAGTTATATGTTTGTATCACTGACTGTATGTCTTACAGTAACTTTCCAGTAATAAAAAGTCCTTGTCAGGGATGAAGGTTCCCCCTGTTTACAACTGTTGAGTGGGCATAGTGTTCACCATCCTCCAGAAAGGTAATCCCTCTAGGTTTTGTCAAAGCTCTTCATTTGGGTTGGGTTTGCTTGTCAGAGTGCCCGTGGTACAGCTGAGTGCTGTGCCACTAACGGCTGGACTTGTGTGCGTGGTCTTCTCCTGAACCCCTGAGCAGAGACTTCAGGCTTACCCAGTTAGACTGTACCTAGTCTGAACTTGGCTTGGGTAagcacttgtcctggttttggctgggatagagttaattttcttcctagtagctggtataatgctgtgttttggatttagtatgagaattgACAGCACCTGAACTGTCATCACCCTGTCCTTCCCATTCGGGAGTTAGCCTGCCCAGAACAGAGCCTGTGCTTGGCATGCTCTGTCTGTGCCTGTTGCACCTTCCAGCAGCTCAGAGGAACTCACAGATCTTATTTGGACAGAAAtagctgcagtttttctttttctttttttttttttttcacttacccaCCCACAGGAGCATGTGAAACACAATATGAGCATGCAGTATAAATGGTAAAGTTTCTTTCATgcttaaaaaatgttaaataacttaaataaacaaatagacCAAGAGTTTTTGATTTGGTTTCATTAATGAAGGATATTTTTGTTTGGGCTGAAAAGGCGGATATTTTGGTACTTGCTTCGCCATCTGTATTCTCATTTTTTTGCCATGTTTTGCTATATACTTAACAAATTTCTCCATTAAGAAATATCTGCATGCCGTGGgtacttttttcatttcttcataaaAGCATCAAAGTTTTACTATAGATGCTCCCAACTTTAGTCAAGTGTAGTTCTTGATGCTGTGATGAATGGTAAATTTTTCTAATCCAATATCTCTCCTTAGTGACCAGGAGTGTCTTCAGTTTTTATTACATGAATAATTGCTTTTAGAAAGTGCTTACCAGGATTAACTTCCAAAAATTAGTAGATCTAATGTTGCATAATTTTACAGAAGGGTGAAGACTTGGAACTAATGTGTATAATTGACTTCCTTTCATAAAGCAGCAATTTCTGCAGAATtcatctgaaaagcagaagaCTTAACACAGCCACAGTTGTTTTCATGCGAGATAGACTTAATATTATTCCCAAGATAATGACATTAATTTTTGGTGCCTCCTGTTACTAGCATTGTtacttaagaatttttttctttaaggcagcAACTCACTGTTTAAAAAACTGGAGTTAGGGCAAATCTTAAAGCTATGTGTGTGGAAAAGTATTCTTTTATCTCTTCATAAAAAGATAGGAACTTCTTTTGTCATTGCTTGTGGTTTGATTCTCATGTTTAAACTGTAGAAAACTTATCCCTTCGTTAGTGCAGGAcagctttcagttttgttttaactAGAGTGGACAGACTGCTTGTTAAAtagaaaaagtaactttaaatCTAAATTCTCAGTTCTGGAATTCTTAGTTTTCCAATAAAATGGTAGGTTTTGCAGAAGACCAGATGATGTTTGCAAGgttctttttgcttctcttaaTTTTGTGATAAGTTCAGTTTTCTTACTGGAAAAACTGGGCTTACTTTATAAGCAGTTGTATAACAGGAACTGGATGGGGGGAGGTGATAAATGTGAAAGATTGCTTCAGTGTCAAAGCAGAATTAGAGGATTAGAACAAACTTCTCCATCCAACTTCTTGCAGAAGTATTAGACTGTGCAAGCGTGGCTTTCTGAATTTGCGTTCATCTTAAATGAGCTCCGTTGAGTACATTCTGAAAACGTGCTAATTCAGTGATTGTCAGTTGTATTTACACAATTTTTTCAGCACTCTGATAATTGGATAACAAATGTAGTCCAGGCACTTACAACTTCCAGATTTAGAATCGTTCTGATTTACATTTTGCCTTAGCTTTTGAAATCTATCCTTTCATTTGTCAGTGGTGCTCAAATGCCAGTAACCCTGAGGTATAAATGATAATAGTCTAGCAAAAAAGGGAACTTGTCAGGATTTACAGGTCTGCCCAAGTGCAAGAACCTTATAATACTACATCTACTGCTGGAAAAGTATGAACAAATTGCTCTTTATTGATAAAACTCCTAGAAGATAACTTGGAAGAATAAATAATGCTAGAGGATACTGTGCTcaagtgggattttcaaaattaCCAATCTCAGTAAACCACTTTGGGTTCACTGTAGTTTTAGCTGAGTTCTTTATGTAACTCTGAAAATCTCATCTTTGGTGATGATGCTGGTtgaaattacaaatgaaaattgCTTTCTCATTTGCTAGAGAGGACGGAAGACTGTGTAATCAGGAGCGATATGAAAAGGCTGAATGGCAATCAAGTACTCCTTGCCTCTTCCAAAAGAAATGAGGAGGCAGTAATGAAACTAGTGGATTTGAAACAAaaggaggtttgttttttttagttttgtccCCCAACCCCCCGTGAACTTTTTACTGCAGAATGCTGTGGATGTTAAAAAGTTTACACGAATTCAAAGGGAGGCAGGACAagctcacagaagaaaaaatttcagTGTTGCTGAACACACAAACACATCTGACCCAGAAAGTCCTGAGATACAGCTGGTGAAGTGGGACAGCACTTGGAGGAGAGAAAGCCTTGTATGCCTTGCCTACTGTTATCTTCTTCCCCAGGCATCCAGCCTTGGCCAAATGTTGGAGGCAGGACTGTAGATTAGCTGAATGTCTGGGGTCTGATCCAGTACAGGCATTTGTATCTTCTACCTGATCTCGCGAGCTCTTTTTCAACCTTTGCATTTCTATGACTGAGGTTACtttcttaagaaataaaagtTTGGAGGTTGACTCCAGTTAAGGATTTCTTACCTGTGTGAAGTatcctctctatttttttttaagcacctttagatgaaaaatataaagaagtaTTTGACTTGGTATTTCTTTAAATGTCAGAGACATGTATATTGACTTGTGTTCTGTTCCTGAGAAAGccagaaattaaaatttcaagctgaatataaaaagtataaaatagaaaatcttttgcttttaaagtaatGGTATGTTGAGGAAAATCAGAAGTGTTGATagaaagtttgtttctttttccttgtcttttgaAACTGCTGGTTAATTATCTAGTTATCAATGGCTGCCTACCCTGGTTTAGATCAAAACCATCACTCTGTAGATGAAGAAACCAGGCTACAGAGAACAAATTTATAAGTTTTGATGCTAAAACTGAACTTCTAACCCCCCCTGCATAGGCATATGAGTAAAAATAATGTACTTTTAGGAAGTACTGGATGCCACACATTCAGATGCTCAGGAGCTCTGACAATATAAACCATTTTTATTTGAGATGCCTAGGCATGACTTAGGAGCATAAATTCTCATCTAGATTGAAATTTTGGCATAAGCTCTTACCAGAGGGACAGAAGAGTCGGTATcaaaggcaggagcagagggaaggagtgCGGCTATTCAGAAATGTACCAGTGAAAACATTGCTCCATCCACAGCTGTTCAGGATGATCGTGTTGCAGAACCAGAAAAGGTGGAGAAAACCTTGTCCAGTCCTGAATAGCTGGTAGCTTGGCTTTATATCAGCTTGTGTGGGAGGTACAGGTTCACTCCCCCTCTTCTGAATCAGTCAGACCAGGAATTTCTCAAGTAATGGTCAGATTCTCTAAATTACAGATGTAGCTTTTTTGACTGtgttcttttttggtttgttttgtgtgtgtcatccccgtcgtccccccccattcccccccctccccccccgggaAAGAGTGAAGTGTGTCTGATTACAAAGAATATAAAGCTTCCTCAAACAGTTTCGAGATATCAAGCTGTTAACTGGTCAGAAAGCTATTGTACTGTGTTGCGCTACGCTATCGCAAAAAAGCAGAAGCTACTGCCCTGGAGAGTGAGTGCAAGGCAGAAAGAGCTACTCTGCATGCTTCCCCAGGCTCTTTGAGCTAATACACCAAGGAAAGACTGGTTTAAAGGGGAGTACCCCTACATGCGACTTTATCTGCTTGTTCTGCTTTTaagtcagtgattttttttttttttttttttttttttttctccttccccctgcagtTTCATGATCTCAGAAAGAGCAGCTTCTCTTTACCAGGGTGAGGCTCCGGGGTGTTGGCTGCTGTTGCTGAACAAGTTGTCACTCAACCAAGTAACAGCTTTGGCAAGCTTGGGGAGAGTAGTAGCCTAGGAACATAGCCCAGCAGTGACATGAAGGGCTTTAGTCTCAAAGTCTTTGGAGGCAGTCTAATATTAAACAGGCTCTTTAGAGAGAGATGCATTGAGACATTAGAGATGCCTATCCGGCTTTTGACCTTTGGATTTGTCAGTCAGTGGCATATGGAAAACGTACAGAATTTCTACTCATGCTGGGGGTTTCGTGCATTTTTCTGAAGTTGTATATGAATCAGAGGAGTTTAGGATTCCCGACTAAGATAACTGCCTATTTTCAGATATTATGCAGACATTTATATCTATGCTATCTTTGTAGCTTAAGCTCATACTATTTGAATTTTCCTTTCATAAGTTGTGTGGATAAagatttaaaatgctgttaaatttaaaattcagtcGGCATTAGTTTCTAGCAGTCTTTGAGTAACTCAGTTTTCCAGTAGTACTAGGCAATGTACAGTTGATTTATAACAATTAAGCAAAAGCTTCGCAAAGGGAAGTAAATTCAATCGGATAACATACATACTCTGACAGCTCAATATGCATTTTCTCCAACATTGATTTGCGCTTCCGTATACTGCCCTGAAGTAAAAATGCCTCAGTGCTATAGCTGTGTTGCAACTCACTGCCCAAAATCTAAAGTGCAAATTCATTTTAACTCAGTTCTTATTCTTGACTCCATtgtttttggggaggaaaaaccAACACTTActacttatttttactttttaaatatttatttaattttacagcgatgttaaattaattttgagaaaaatgtaCACAATGTTCTAATAGCTGGGAAACATACATAGCAGGACGTCTTAAAGCACTCTTGTCTATATATTTCTGTTTGTAACAGTAATGTATGTAGATTTCTCCTTTTACACGGCTTTAACTTTTCAAAGTGTCTCGATTAATTTTGCCAGCACGTAGCcccaagtaatttatttttatactttataAAGTTTGCAAGAAAATAGCATTTGGAATTTTAAATGCTCATGTTAAAAATACTTCTAGGAATCAAAGACTGAGAGGAAGTTTCACTCTAAAAACTACCATGTCTTGAATTTCTTTATGGGACACCAAATAGTTTCCTAGAAGAAATATTTGGGTTGGTGCACATGCTCATTTCTAGTTAGCAAAGGTCATGTTTTTCTAAGAGACTACTACCTTGAGATTGAATTACCTTATTTGGAGGATGTTGTTTTGCTCAAAAGTCATGTTGAGTTGAAGAACTTCTCAGAAAAGAGTTTAATGAAGTGGTACTGTACCTAAAGCACTAACTCAGTCATCAGAGGTTATTTTGTTATAATTACACAGACATCTGAGACAGAGGTGAGAAGAAAAACCAGTTTGTCTGAGTTGTTTCCAGATGCTCTAAACTACCAGAAGATTTAATTGCTTTATGGGGGCCAGGCTTGTGGAGAGAGCATATATTTTATCAGATAAACCTGGGAGAAATGAAGTTCTTGCAGCCCATTGACTGAAGCTTCCTATGAATGTAATGGTCCCTAAGAAGGAAGGTGCAGGGAGAGAGACAGGAGGGAGGAGTAAGATAGAGAAGCAGAAGCTCCGGAGCAGGCATAGTAGCTGAAGTGGTATGATCAACATGGTGCTGTTTTCCGCGGCAACTGGGTCCTGCAGTgtagaccagtcagtctcacccccgTCCTCAGCAACTTGGAAACCTATATCATTATAAAAAATGAGCAATtgttttaacttcagaaaaaaacccacctactttttcctttgtttttgacTTGACAGACAGTCTTTGGACTTCGGTTAACCTAATCTGAAACCAAAAGTTCGTTTCTAACATACAACCTGTCAGAACAGACATCTGACATAATaaattcttaaaatactttttctgtgtACTATTATGCTTAACACTTTTACAGTCTTATAAACTTTTCTGATGTGAAGGAAGTGTTACTTTTACATATCAGAATATATTTCCACAGCTGAAGAAATGTGCAGGCTTCTAATTCCAGTTTAGTCCCAGTAGTCTTTTAATACAGCTTATATTGTAGAGTCACtgtcaaatattttcatttttatggtcTGAAGGCTGTGTTGAATGAAGTTTTCCGAAACTGGCCTTTCGGAGAATCTGATGTCCCGTGGTCTAGTGGACCGGTTCTTTTTTATTGAATTTTGAATTGTATCTGACGTAAAGTAATAGACTATAGGGTCAAAACAGCAGTTTGAAACGGCAATGCACAGAGTGATGGGGTACATAGTCCTGACTGCAGTTACCACTGAACAATTAATCCAGGTCTGTGTTCTCATAAGGGAGTAAAGTATTAAGGTAACGTTATAAGgcacaaagcagaagcagaatatCACCAAATGGACAAAAATCATTTTGAGTACCTTTTTCTTGCTTAATTTATTCCGACTTAATGTAAGCGGTTTATTCAAAGTCCGTAAGACCATAGTAGAGCAGGTCATGTTCAAGATGAGTGgaataaaaaacccaactatttcAATGAAGATAACAATCCGGGATAGGTAGGTTTTCCATGTGTCCTctgaaaagttttcaaaacacGTTCTTTGTTCAGTATTATTACGGCGGTTAGTAGACTGGAAAAAGCTTGCTGGTGTGCTGCCTGCTAACACGGTTATCCATACTGCAGCGCAGACAATTTTTGCGTTCCTTTTGGTTCGGAGAGTCTTAGATTGAAAGGGGTGTACTATAGCTAAAAAGCGATCTACGCTTATGCAGGTCAGAAATAAAATGCTCCCATACATATTTGTATAAAAGAGGGTGACAGAAATCTTGCAGAGAATGTCTCCAAATGGCCAGTTTCTCGCTACAAAGTAATAAATCCTGAAGGGTAATGTAAACACAAAAAGCAGATCCGATATTGCTAAATTAAGCATGTAAGTTGTAGTCTCATTTCGCACTTTTAATGTACAAGTAAAAATGTAGATAGCAACACAGTTTGCTATGAGGCCAAGAACAAACACCATACTAAAGATACACCCATATAAAGTATATTTAAAGGAGTCCTCAGTGGAACAATTAGAGCTTACCATTATAATGGTATATTTAAAATTCCTGTGATTTGGAGGTTTCTCTggtatttttattgcaattttttttaaattccagaagaACTTGCAGATGTATTTGAACTGTGTGCTTTGTAAGTTTGTTGCACTGTAAAGCTTCAGAGAAGAAACACAAGCTCTGTAGCAGGGGAGTGCATCGCCAGCAGTAATCACCAGCAGGTCACTCTTCTCTTCCAAGTGCTATTTGTAATCACATAGCCAGTCTTCGAAAGTCAAAAAACATATAGTTTGTGGCAGATGAGGTCATCCCAAAGCTTGCTTAGTTCCATTTTCCCCCTCGAGTCGATGAAGCTGTTGTAGAACTTTCTGCCTTATTCTTGGCTGCTGATCATGATGGCAAAGTCTTGTCCATCCAAATTTACTGGGAACATatgctttagaaaacaatttCCTGGACACCGCAAAGTGTCGGCACTTGCATttctccctcagccttctttcTGTAAAATGAGCTCTTTCGGCTCCTCGGAGCGCTTGCTCGCTCGCTCGCCCCACGGGCGGGAAGCAAGCTGCTTGCGAGGGCAGAAATGAAATTCCAGAGCGTGTTTGTTCCTGCAGAGCACGGCCCTCACGTCCTGCGCTCCGGCAGCCTCTCGCCAGCCCGGCTCCttctggagaggagagaaaagagctCAGGCAATTTGTAGCATGACATCACAGGAAGAAGAGGTTGGACTCGCTGAGGAATGGTTTCAATTCAGTTTGTTTGCCTTCCCCTAATCTGATAATGTGTCTGCTGGGACTGTACCTTGCAGGCGTGCAAATGGTCACCAGcagagtgctgctgctgcagctgcagcctcctGTTAACTCTTTCCGTACTCCCTGAAAGGTCCTTTGTCAACGTTGCTGGAGTCCAAAAGCTTCATCGCaaaatctttttctttggttATGAGGAGACTTTTCAGTGTCTGAATAACTCTCGCGCCTTAagattcctgtttttctttggagATAGTAGTAATTGTGggattttatattttatgtaggATTGAACTAACGTTACTTTTTTCTATAGATACCTTTGTTTGTGATAGATAACACATTAATCACCACGAATCAGCTGAGTAGTTCTATCTTGATTCCCTCAATACACCAGTACAAACTGCAGGAGGGACAAAGTAACATCGATAGGTAATTAAAGAATTTCACTAAATATTTACTGAAAGAGAGAGGCATAAAGATTATGAACCTGTGGGTTGCTCTTGGATATTCCCAGGACTGAGATGTGTTGCAGTGGGAGGAGAAATTTTTAACTTGTTCCATATGAGAAAGCATAACCCAAGCTCTAGTTCTAATCAGAAAGATGgttctttttacaaaaaaaccttcatttttttaaaaaattttgtggTACAGAAAGCATTTTATTCAATATGTAAGCACAGAATTAATATACCAAAGTAAATACTGCGCTATGCAATTGTTTCTAATAATTTAAAGGAGGACAGTTATTGCACATGCACAAAATACTCCCATTAGTCACTgattaatgaaatgaaaacatgttgTAACTAATTAAATTGttaagtaaatataaaaaaagcagCTCTTACTGCCTTTGGGGCAGATATGAGATAAATCTCAGTTTAGACAGATTCATTCATTTAACAACAGCTTGGATAGACTCAGTTCTGGCATCAAAACCTGTCTATTTCTAAGTCTTAGAATAACAAATCTCTTCATATCTGGCTGGGTGGCATGGTTCTTTTGAACTAGATTTTAATCAGTTGTACCTAAGCAAGGCTTTGGGCAAAACCTTTCTAGTCTGCTGTAAAGGAGAGTAAATAATAGCACTTCACAGGGTTTTGGCATAGTTTCTTAATGTAAGGTATGTCAGACAAAATTTAGAAACATGCAAAAATGGGTCTTGCTTATTTTATTTCACGTTTTCTTGATAAGTTTCTTCTGTGAAACTCTTTCACCTTGATTTTGAGGTGAAATCAAGCAGTTTCGCTTCAATAGGCTATAACCACAAGAAACCTTTTTGACTATTTTTGAAATTTATACTTAACCGTAAAGCGTAgtgcattttccatttctaagtgagcaagaaatgaaaatgtgagcTTGGCAGAGTCTCTTGTGTATCCACTTTAACTTGTACCTTAGCATAAAGTTGCCTTACTTGGCTTTCCTCACAAAAGCAGTCATCACACGTggttaaattttgtttctattgcCAGCAGACTTGCATGGTGAAAGGGGAGTTTTCCTGCAAGAGTCCCCGAGTTCTGCATCGGGCTGTGGGAGCTCTGAGCTCGCTTTTCCTGCTCCGGCTTAGTTTGCACAGGAAAACTGTGTGGGGCAGGCTCAGTTACTGGAGTAAAAATCCCCGAAGTATAGAAATTGGACATGACGTGTCAAAACCTCAAGCAATAATTCACGTTTAGAGAGAGAAACTAATGGAAATGAGTATGTCTCTCTTATTCATTAGTACTTGATTTTCCGTTTGGGCAAAGGTGTGGGTGCACAGAGACGGGGTGGGGCTGTCTGACCAGGGGCACTGTCCATTTTATCACGGTAAATGTGCTTTAGAGCAATCATGAAGGTGCATCCTCAGCCTTCAATTCGTCCATCGGAGCCCCTGCCTTGCTGTGGCCTGTGTTGTTGCTCCTGTTACAAACATGAGCACTACTCAGAACTGTATTTTAGGGGCTTGGGTATATGCTTCTGTTGTCTTTGGGACTTTCTCTTGCCTCTGCACCTTTTTGGTGCAGAACAGTACATGCACTTTACACTAATTGAAGAACTAAGTGATATTTGTATACTTCCAGAAATAGCATTCAGCTGCAGGTTTCTTCACctgcagaagaaaatttgaaaatctcGAGTTGACAGGTTTTTACTTCGTATCATGTTTCAGTGAGGAGGTGTATGACTGAGCGGGCAGTCTCAGTCATTTTAGTGTAAAAGTGT
This region includes:
- the LPAR6 gene encoding lysophosphatidic acid receptor 6, with translation MVSSNCSTEDSFKYTLYGCIFSMVFVLGLIANCVAIYIFTCTLKVRNETTTYMLNLAISDLLFVFTLPFRIYYFVARNWPFGDILCKISVTLFYTNMYGSILFLTCISVDRFLAIVHPFQSKTLRTKRNAKIVCAAVWITVLAGSTPASFFQSTNRRNNTEQRTCFENFSEDTWKTYLSRIVIFIEIVGFFIPLILNMTCSTMVLRTLNKPLTLSRNKLSKKKVLKMIFVHLVIFCFCFVPYNVTLILYSLMRTQTWINCSVVTAVRTMYPITLCIAVSNCCFDPIVYYFTSDTIQNSIKKNRSTRPRDIRFSERPVSENFIQHSLQTIKMKIFDSDSTI